One genomic segment of Hemibagrus wyckioides isolate EC202008001 linkage group LG08, SWU_Hwy_1.0, whole genome shotgun sequence includes these proteins:
- the LOC131357872 gene encoding uncharacterized protein LOC131357872 isoform X2: MAFWIFILIFCTMYQPGRHWVTAQSLTEPEVYSPDKELSVDRCGSAILQCCIFDYRKGEIVWFKQQNRKPPVFIAGPFNPAGEMLYSEFQNSRFQVEKSKENCFILTISNTTLSDEATYYCTLMFSAKTYLKIKGTSTPALCDHSSTSEPTLHGNSIHTDTQDKTVSEMIRSLQWTVTGLGTALGLSTVLIFCLIYFMLRKRKCESCKLKTSTENSTGTRQVHVQDNKDETLNYAALKFSKQKPKAEKRKTFSSVEFVYSVVNYQ; encoded by the exons ATGGCTTTCTGGATTTTCATTTTGATCTTCTGCACCATGT ATCAACCTGGTAGGCACTGGGTTACTGCACAATCCCTCACAGAGCCAGAAGTTTATAGCCCTGATAAAGAGCTCAGCGTGGATCGCTGTGGCTCAGCTATTCTACAATGTTGTATTTTTGATTACAGAAAAGGAGAAATTGTTTGGTTTAagcaacaaaacagaaaaccaCCTGTTTTTATAGCCGGGCCTTTTAACCCTGCTGGAGAAATGCTTTACAGTGAATTCCAAAATTCCCGCTTTCAGGttgaaaaaagtaaagaaaactgCTTTATTTTGACCATTTCAAACACCACGCTGTCAGATGAAGCCACGTATTACTGCACACTCATGTTTTCAGCTAAgacttatttaaaaattaaag GAACATCTACGCCTGCTCTGTGTGATCATTCATCAACATCTGAACCAACACTGCATGGAAACAGCATTCACACCGACACACAAGACAAAACAG TATCAGAAATGATCAGATCTTTACAATGGACAGTGACCGGTTTGGGAACGGCTTTGGGTTTGTCCACAGTTCTGATTTTCTGCCTCATTTATTTCATgctgaggaaaagaaaatgtgaaagcTGTAAAT TAAAGACTTCTACAGAAAACTCTACAGGAACTAGGCAGGTACATGTGCAG gataATAAAGATGAAACACTGAACTATGCAGCTTTGAAATTCTCCAAGCAAAAACCCAaagctgaaaaaagaaaaacgttcTCATCTGTTGAGTTTGTGTACTCCGTTGTGAATTATCAATAA
- the LOC131357872 gene encoding uncharacterized protein LOC131357872 isoform X1: protein MLLFCFLINFLAFLDIDQPGRHWVTAQSLTEPEVYSPDKELSVDRCGSAILQCCIFDYRKGEIVWFKQQNRKPPVFIAGPFNPAGEMLYSEFQNSRFQVEKSKENCFILTISNTTLSDEATYYCTLMFSAKTYLKIKGTSTPALCDHSSTSEPTLHGNSIHTDTQDKTVSEMIRSLQWTVTGLGTALGLSTVLIFCLIYFMLRKRKCESCKLKTSTENSTGTRQVHVQDNKDETLNYAALKFSKQKPKAEKRKTFSSVEFVYSVVNYQ from the exons atgcttttgttttgtttcctaaTTAATTTCCTTGCTTTTCTGGATATAGATCAACCTGGTAGGCACTGGGTTACTGCACAATCCCTCACAGAGCCAGAAGTTTATAGCCCTGATAAAGAGCTCAGCGTGGATCGCTGTGGCTCAGCTATTCTACAATGTTGTATTTTTGATTACAGAAAAGGAGAAATTGTTTGGTTTAagcaacaaaacagaaaaccaCCTGTTTTTATAGCCGGGCCTTTTAACCCTGCTGGAGAAATGCTTTACAGTGAATTCCAAAATTCCCGCTTTCAGGttgaaaaaagtaaagaaaactgCTTTATTTTGACCATTTCAAACACCACGCTGTCAGATGAAGCCACGTATTACTGCACACTCATGTTTTCAGCTAAgacttatttaaaaattaaag GAACATCTACGCCTGCTCTGTGTGATCATTCATCAACATCTGAACCAACACTGCATGGAAACAGCATTCACACCGACACACAAGACAAAACAG TATCAGAAATGATCAGATCTTTACAATGGACAGTGACCGGTTTGGGAACGGCTTTGGGTTTGTCCACAGTTCTGATTTTCTGCCTCATTTATTTCATgctgaggaaaagaaaatgtgaaagcTGTAAAT TAAAGACTTCTACAGAAAACTCTACAGGAACTAGGCAGGTACATGTGCAG gataATAAAGATGAAACACTGAACTATGCAGCTTTGAAATTCTCCAAGCAAAAACCCAaagctgaaaaaagaaaaacgttcTCATCTGTTGAGTTTGTGTACTCCGTTGTGAATTATCAATAA
- the LOC131357879 gene encoding uncharacterized protein LOC131357879, whose product MSGFWNLVLIFSCMLVQPGRRWVTAQSPTETPVNQPHKEVSVNIGESATLQCCLSEKQPRMMAWFKQPTRKKPQVIFKFFSTSGETFYNGFQASHFQIDRYSNCFNMTILNTTQSDEAMYYCALITPYLVFGDGTFLKIKETSKPAVSDNSIVCEPTPYGNNTNMSTQENTVIGLGTAFGLCALLIFCLTYFILRRRKSDKIETSIEDYSGMRQIQESEAETVIYTAVQFNKKKAKAEKRKTGLAENCVYSSVK is encoded by the exons atgtCTGGATTCTGGAATTTAGTTTTGATCTTCAGCTGTATGT TAGTACAACCTGGTAGACGCTGGGTTACTGCACAATCCCCCACAGAGACACCAGTTAATCAGCCTCATAAAGAGGTCAGTGTGAATATCGGAGAATCAGCTACTCTGCAGTGTTGTCTTTCTGAAAAACAACCAAGGATGATGGCTTGGTTTAAGCAACCAACCAGAAAAAAGCCTCAGGTTATCTTCAAGTTCTTCTCAACTTCTGGAGAAACATTCTATAATGGATTCCAAGCATCCCATTTCcaaatagatagatattcaAACTGCTTCAATATGACCATTCTAAACACCACTCAGTCTGATGAAGCCATGTACTACTGTGCACTGATAACACCTTACCTTGTATTTGGAGACggaacttttttaaaaattaaag AAACATCTAAACCAGCTGTGAGTGATAATTCAATAGTGTGTGAACCAACACCGTATGGAAACAACACTAACATGAGCACACAAGAAAACACAG TGATCGGTTTGGGGACGGCTTTTGGTTTGTGCGCCCTTCtgattttctgtctcacttATTTCATACTGAGGAGAAGAAAATCTGATAAAA TAGAAACGTCTATCGAAGATTATTCAGGAATGAGGCAG attcAGGAATCTGAAGCTGAAACAGTGATTTATACAGCTGTACAGTTCAACAAGAAGAAAGCAAaggctgaaaaaagaaaaactggctTAGCCGAGAACTGTGTCTACTCTAGtgtaaaataa
- the LOC131357956 gene encoding uncharacterized protein LOC131357956, producing MCCFPRLIIFFDLCIISPLRMTSIWTILLFLNTIAPVQAVDFSRPSFLSVKSGERVTLNCPFGDTLGAEIVVWFKQIFGEMPQKVGESSAFKVINISPEFQTSGFKLEMTDNGLSLTIPDIKKEDRGLYYCRKFSFRNFTLSNGTFLVVDDRDVKVSVLQRGVSDSVPAGASVTLQCSVLSESRAAELQVLWFRAAPPQSHPQIIYTHHNSSHQCESGSSTHTCVYNFTKNILSLSDTGTYYCAVALCGKIVFGKGTPVQLENSVRPLYPEVIYLTVAVSVCVVVIFTQAFIIYKMRNCDKSKVRPQRDSVVEKPTNLGADTAELNYSSLHFSKKNTKSVTRKREKPQECVYSEVSTAP from the exons ATGTGCTGCTTTCCtcgtttgattatttttttcgaCCTCTGTATCATTTCACCTCTGAGGATGACTTCAATCTGGacaattcttttatttctcAACACAATAG CTCCAGTTCAAGCTGTGGATTTTTCAAGACCATCGTTTCTCTCAGTGAAATCTGGAGAACGTGTTACTCTTAATTGCCCATTTGGAGACACGCTTGGTGCTGAAATTGTGGTTTGGTTCAAGCAAATATTTGGAGAAATGCCTCAAAAAGTTGGAGAAAGTTCAGCATTTAAGGTTATCAATATTTCTCCCGAGTTCCAGACATCAGGATTTAAACTGGAGATGACTGATAACGGACTTTCTCTGACAATTCcagatataaaaaaagaagacagaggACTTTACTACTGCAGAAAATTTAGCTTCAGGAATTTTACATTATCTAATGGAACGTTCTTGGTTGTAG ATGACAGAGATGTAAAAGTGTCGGTGTTGCAGCGCGGCGTGTCGGACTCGGTTCCTGCAGGAGCCTCAGTGACTCTGCAGTGCTCGGTTCTCTCTGAGAGCAGAGCAGCAGAACTCCAAGTGCTCTGGTTCAGAGCTGCTCCACCACAATCCCATCCTcaaatcatttacactcatcacaaCAGCAGCCATCAGTGTGAGAGCGgctcttctacacacacctgtgtgtacaACTTCACCAAGAACATCCTCAGCCTCAGTGATACTGGAACTTACTACTGCGCTGTGGCCCTGTGTGGGAAGATCGTATTTGGGAAAGGGACTCCAGTACAGCTGGAGAACTCTG TAAGACCTTTATATCCTGAAGTCATCTACCTCACAGTAGCTGTTTccgtgtgtgtggttgtgatcTTCACTCAAGCTTTTATAATCTATAAAATGAGAAACTGTGATAAATCCAAag TGAGACCTCAACGAGATTCTGTGGTAGAAAAACCCACCAATTTG GGTGCTGATACAGCGGAGCTGAATTACAGTTCTTTACATTTCAGTAAGAAGAATACCAAAAGCGTGaccagaaagagagaaaaacctcaagagtgtgtttattctgAAGTCTCGACTGCCCCCTAG